Proteins from a single region of Octopus bimaculoides isolate UCB-OBI-ISO-001 chromosome 11, ASM119413v2, whole genome shotgun sequence:
- the LOC106877186 gene encoding neo-calmodulin isoform X1 — protein sequence MPFSSDTNDAEYLSEEKIGLYKDVFSLFDDDGDGIISTRQLGDVLRKLGMSPTEGEVNEMIEKVDCDGSGTIDFPEFLRMMSNQTEDFDHETEIRETFRIFDKDGDGYISAGELRYMFANMGQKLTDEEINEMILDADIDGDGRINYSEFFRLM from the exons ATGCCATTTTCTTCAGACACGAATGAT gCTGAGTACCTATCAGAAGAGAAGATTGGTC TGTACAAAGATGTCTTCAGTCTGtttgatgacgacggcgatggcATTATCTCTACCCGGCAGCTCGGAGATGTTCTGCGGAAGCTAGGAATGAGCCCGACTGAGGGTGAAGTCAATGAAATGATAGAGAAAGTAGATTGTGATG GAAGTGGCACCATTGATTTCCCAGAGTTCCTGCGCATGATGTCCAACCAGACAGAGGACTTTGATCACGAAACCGAGATCCGTGAAACATTCCGCATATTTGACAAAGATGGTGACGGATATATCTCCGCTGGAGAGTTGCGCTACATGTTTGCCAACATGGGTCAGAAATTGACGGATGAGGAGATCAACGAAATGATTCTTGATGCTGACATCGATGGTGATGGACGGATTAACTATTCAG
- the LOC106877186 gene encoding neo-calmodulin isoform X2 yields MAEYLSEEKIGLYKDVFSLFDDDGDGIISTRQLGDVLRKLGMSPTEGEVNEMIEKVDCDGSGTIDFPEFLRMMSNQTEDFDHETEIRETFRIFDKDGDGYISAGELRYMFANMGQKLTDEEINEMILDADIDGDGRINYSEFFRLM; encoded by the exons gCTGAGTACCTATCAGAAGAGAAGATTGGTC TGTACAAAGATGTCTTCAGTCTGtttgatgacgacggcgatggcATTATCTCTACCCGGCAGCTCGGAGATGTTCTGCGGAAGCTAGGAATGAGCCCGACTGAGGGTGAAGTCAATGAAATGATAGAGAAAGTAGATTGTGATG GAAGTGGCACCATTGATTTCCCAGAGTTCCTGCGCATGATGTCCAACCAGACAGAGGACTTTGATCACGAAACCGAGATCCGTGAAACATTCCGCATATTTGACAAAGATGGTGACGGATATATCTCCGCTGGAGAGTTGCGCTACATGTTTGCCAACATGGGTCAGAAATTGACGGATGAGGAGATCAACGAAATGATTCTTGATGCTGACATCGATGGTGATGGACGGATTAACTATTCAG